CGTGGGACTGGTCTTGGGCCTGGGCGATGAACGCGCGGCCACGGCAGTCGCAGAAACGCCGTGGATGCCCGCGCCGGCCGCCAAGGCAGCTATGACGAAGCAAAGGGTGAGCGCCGCGACGCGCCAAATCGAGGTCATACTAAGGCGTGCTCCTGTGAATTGTATTCTCGGGTGACCGATACCCATTATACCAACGGAATCTCCCAACCTTGCCGTTGCACTCGTCGTCCCGACAGGTGGGGTTGGAGTAAAAAGGATCTCGATGCGAGCGTCCGGCCGCTCGGCGAGCAGCGCGGTTATCACCGCGGTGGTGATTCTTGTTTTCTCGTTCGCCGCGTGTCGCGCCGCAACCGATCCGACGCCGGCGGCGAACGCGCCGCCCGCCGGTCTGCATGCAAGCGCGTCGAACCTTGCGACGGTCTTGGCGGCATGGCGCAAGGCCGACGGCACACCGAAGATAAGGCTCGCTACTGAAGTTGAAACCGATGCGGTCACGGCATATGGACTAACCGGCGTCACCAGCATCGTCACGGCCGGCGAGGACTATCGCGAGACCGACACGCTCGGGCCGGTCACAACTCAATTCGGAAGGTTTCACGGCCAGCGCTGGCGGCTCAACGAGAACGGCATTCTGATCAACGAGATCGGCGTGCACAAGCGCAATCAGGTGGACGATCAGGCTCTTCGAGTAGCGACGGCTGCGCCCACAAAAGATGTATCGCTGGCCGGGGACGTCGATTCGCCGGTGGCTGCGTACGTGCTCAAAGTGAACCCGCCGGACGGCCGCTTGGAGTGGCTCTTCATCGACAAGAAGACGTCGCTGCTCGATCGTGAGATAGATGCGTATCCCGATAGCCGTCTGACGATCACCTATGACGATTATCGTCCGGTGGACGGCGAGATGCGCGCCTGGCACACGCACTTGTCGGATGGCCATGCGGAAAACGACAGAGATTATCACGTGACCGCGGATGATTTCAACGTTCGTGTGGCGGACGCGGATATCAACATACCCGAAGGCGGCGCTTCCATCGTCTCGTTTCCGCCCGACGCGACGACGGTTCGACTGCCCGCCCGTTTGAGCGACGGCAAAGTCATCGTGCGCCTGACCATCAACGGCCGGGGGTTGGATTTTGCGCTCGATTCTGGAGCCAGCGGCATCGTTCTGGATGGCGAAGTGGCCAAGGATCTCGGCATCAAGACGTTTGGTAAGTCGATCCAGTCGACAGCCGGACCGTACGAGGCGACGCAGGCCGTGATTCCAGAGATCGGCATCGGTCCGGTCACGATGCACAATACCTACGTCGACTGCTTGCCCTTCAATCAAAGGTTGGATTTCGCCACGAACGTCGTCGGCTTGCTCGGTTTTGATTTCATCGCGAACGCCGTCGTGAGC
The nucleotide sequence above comes from Candidatus Eremiobacteraceae bacterium. Encoded proteins:
- a CDS encoding aspartyl protease family protein, translated to MRASGRSASSAVITAVVILVFSFAACRAATDPTPAANAPPAGLHASASNLATVLAAWRKADGTPKIRLATEVETDAVTAYGLTGVTSIVTAGEDYRETDTLGPVTTQFGRFHGQRWRLNENGILINEIGVHKRNQVDDQALRVATAAPTKDVSLAGDVDSPVAAYVLKVNPPDGRLEWLFIDKKTSLLDREIDAYPDSRLTITYDDYRPVDGEMRAWHTHLSDGHAENDRDYHVTADDFNVRVADADINIPEGGASIVSFPPDATTVRLPARLSDGKVIVRLTINGRGLDFALDSGASGIVLDGEVAKDLGIKTFGKSIQSTAGPYEATQAVIPEIGIGPVTMHNTYVDCLPFNQRLDFATNVVGLLGFDFIANAVVSIDYEHGIVTASSPDSFAPPTAGIELGATLDDGVPYVVAQVGNAVGDHFILDTGSDDVMIFSEFADAHPDDVADEGLGRSINAILPTLTASGVGGEIPETLTQVASYQFGTVKFEDFLVSRTHGDTSFEGEDQDGLVGYSVLRFFTVTLDYKNGTIYLKPGSYLEKLKAAAASSPHP